A single region of the Streptomyces sp. ITFR-16 genome encodes:
- the rdgB gene encoding RdgB/HAM1 family non-canonical purine NTP pyrophosphatase — translation MTRLILATRNAGKITELHAILADAGLTHELVGADAYPEIPDVKETGVTFAENALLKAHALARATGHPAIADDSGLCVDVLSGAPGIFSARWSGTHGNDRANLDLLLAQLSDIDDTHRAAHFACAAALALPDGTERVVEGHLLGTLRHTPSGTGGFGYDPILQPEGETRTCAELTPAEKNAISHRGKAFRALVPVVRELVG, via the coding sequence ATGACCCGTCTCATCCTCGCCACCCGCAACGCCGGGAAGATCACCGAACTCCACGCGATCCTCGCCGACGCGGGCCTCACCCATGAACTCGTCGGCGCGGACGCGTACCCGGAGATCCCCGACGTCAAGGAGACCGGCGTCACCTTCGCCGAGAACGCCCTCCTCAAGGCCCACGCCCTCGCCCGGGCCACCGGCCACCCGGCGATCGCCGACGACTCCGGCCTCTGCGTCGACGTCCTGAGCGGTGCCCCCGGCATCTTCTCGGCCCGCTGGTCCGGTACCCACGGCAACGACCGGGCCAACCTGGACCTGCTCCTCGCCCAGCTCTCCGACATCGACGACACCCACCGCGCCGCCCACTTCGCCTGCGCCGCCGCCCTCGCCCTGCCCGACGGCACGGAACGCGTCGTCGAGGGCCACCTCCTCGGCACCCTGCGCCACACCCCGTCCGGCACGGGCGGCTTCGGCTACGACCCGATCCTCCAGCCCGAGGGCGAAACCCGCACCTGCGCGGAACTGACCCCCGCGGAGAAGAACGCCATCAGCCACCGCGGCAAGGCCTTCCGGGCCCTGGTGCCGGTGGTGCGGGAACTGGTGGGGTGA
- the proP gene encoding glycine betaine/L-proline transporter ProP, with amino-acid sequence MAASDPHQAADPDAVKRHPALFRAIRKRQNPKLRRTDITVTDDQAVKRAVKAASLGNAMEWFDFGIYSYLAATLGHVFFPSGNDTTQLLSSFATFAVAFLVRPLGGMFFGPMGDKIGRKKVLALTMIMMAIGTFAIGVIPSHDSIGVWAPVLLIVFRMLQGFSTGGEYGGASTFIAEYAPDKRRGYFGSFLEFGTLAGYVGAAGLVTALYALLNDTQMEAWGWRVPFLVAGPLGLVGLYLRLRLDETPAFQKLEGGTAHATEAADGVETTTKGDLAKIFSQYWPTLILCICLVGAYNITDYMLLSYMPTYLSDELGYSETHGLLILLGVMVFLMLIISQVGKLSDRFGRKPLLMTGMLGFLIFSLPAFLLIRQGSIPAITIGMLMLGLSLVCMLGTMSAALPALFPTNVRYGSLSVGYNLSASIFGGTTPLVITALISWSGTNLMPAYYAMAAALVGVIAVACMKETANKPLAGSPPSVETTEEAEELVASQTPDPKF; translated from the coding sequence ATGGCGGCCTCCGACCCCCACCAGGCGGCCGACCCGGACGCGGTCAAACGCCACCCCGCCCTCTTCCGTGCCATCCGGAAGCGGCAGAACCCGAAGCTCCGCCGCACGGACATCACGGTCACCGACGACCAGGCGGTCAAGCGGGCGGTCAAAGCGGCGTCGCTGGGCAACGCCATGGAGTGGTTCGACTTCGGCATCTACTCCTACCTCGCCGCGACCCTGGGCCATGTCTTCTTCCCTTCCGGGAACGACACCACCCAGCTCCTCTCCTCCTTCGCCACCTTCGCGGTCGCCTTCCTCGTCCGTCCCCTCGGCGGGATGTTCTTCGGCCCCATGGGCGACAAGATCGGCCGCAAGAAGGTCCTCGCCCTCACGATGATCATGATGGCGATCGGCACCTTCGCGATCGGTGTCATCCCCTCGCACGACTCCATCGGCGTGTGGGCCCCGGTCCTGCTCATCGTCTTCCGGATGCTCCAGGGCTTCTCGACGGGCGGTGAGTACGGCGGCGCCTCCACGTTCATCGCCGAGTACGCCCCCGACAAGAGGCGCGGTTACTTCGGCAGCTTCCTGGAGTTCGGCACCCTGGCCGGATACGTCGGAGCCGCCGGGCTGGTCACCGCGCTCTACGCCCTCCTCAACGACACCCAGATGGAGGCATGGGGCTGGCGCGTCCCGTTCCTCGTCGCCGGCCCCCTCGGCCTGGTCGGCCTCTACCTGCGACTGCGCCTCGACGAGACCCCGGCCTTCCAGAAGCTGGAGGGCGGCACCGCGCACGCCACCGAGGCGGCGGACGGCGTCGAGACCACCACCAAGGGCGACCTCGCGAAGATCTTCAGCCAGTACTGGCCGACGCTGATCCTCTGCATCTGCCTGGTCGGCGCGTACAACATCACCGACTACATGCTGCTGTCGTACATGCCGACGTACCTCTCCGACGAGCTCGGCTACAGCGAGACCCACGGGCTGCTCATCCTGCTCGGCGTGATGGTCTTCCTGATGCTGATCATCAGCCAGGTCGGCAAGCTCTCCGACCGCTTCGGCCGCAAGCCGCTCCTGATGACCGGCATGCTGGGCTTCCTGATCTTCTCCCTCCCCGCCTTCCTGCTGATCCGCCAGGGCAGCATCCCCGCCATCACGATCGGCATGCTGATGCTGGGCCTCTCCCTGGTCTGCATGCTCGGCACGATGTCCGCCGCCCTCCCGGCCCTGTTCCCGACCAACGTCCGCTACGGCTCCCTGTCGGTCGGCTACAACCTCTCGGCGTCGATCTTCGGCGGTACGACCCCGCTGGTCATCACGGCCCTGATCAGCTGGTCGGGCACCAACCTGATGCCGGCGTACTACGCGATGGCGGCGGCCCTGGTCGGCGTGATCGCGGTGGCCTGCATGAAGGAAACCGCCAACAAGCCCCTGGCCGGCTCCCCGCCCTCGGTGGAGACGACGGAGGAAGCGGAAGAACTGGTCGCCTCCCAGACCCCGGACCCGAAGTTCTGA
- the bcp gene encoding thioredoxin-dependent thiol peroxidase — MSERLQPGDTAPAFTLPDADGNDVSLADHKGRKVIVYFYPAALTPGCTKQACDFTDNLDLLAGAGYDVIGVSPDKPEKLAKFREKENLKVTLVGDPAKETLEAYGAFGEKKLYGKTVTGVIRSTVVVDEDGKVEHAFYNVKATGHVAKIIKDLGI, encoded by the coding sequence ATGAGCGAGCGGCTCCAGCCCGGCGACACCGCCCCCGCCTTCACCCTGCCCGACGCGGACGGCAACGACGTCTCGCTCGCGGACCACAAGGGCCGCAAGGTCATCGTCTACTTCTACCCGGCGGCTCTTACCCCCGGCTGCACCAAGCAGGCCTGCGACTTCACGGACAACCTCGATCTGCTGGCCGGCGCCGGGTACGACGTCATCGGCGTCTCCCCCGACAAGCCGGAGAAGCTCGCGAAGTTCCGCGAGAAGGAGAACCTCAAGGTCACGCTGGTCGGCGACCCCGCCAAGGAGACCCTGGAGGCGTACGGCGCCTTCGGCGAGAAGAAGCTCTACGGCAAAACGGTGACGGGCGTCATCCGCTCCACCGTCGTCGTGGACGAGGACGGCAAGGTCGAGCACGCCTTCTACAACGTGAAGGCCACCGGCCATGTCGCGAAGATCATCAAGGATCTGGGTATCTGA
- a CDS encoding DUF3618 domain-containing protein, with amino-acid sequence MSDARTPAQIEADIISRREQLAVVLDEIGVRVHPKTIIGDAKAKAAGAVDRTAGRAFVAVNRTVSDVKAQFVSEEGSPRLERVIPAALLAVGVVGLVVASRRRGKR; translated from the coding sequence GTGTCGGATGCCAGGACCCCTGCGCAGATCGAGGCGGACATCATCAGCAGGCGCGAGCAGCTCGCGGTGGTGCTCGATGAGATCGGGGTGCGGGTGCACCCCAAGACGATCATCGGTGACGCGAAGGCCAAGGCGGCCGGGGCCGTGGACCGGACGGCCGGGCGGGCCTTCGTCGCGGTGAACCGGACCGTCTCGGACGTGAAGGCGCAGTTCGTGTCGGAGGAGGGCTCGCCCCGGCTGGAGCGTGTGATCCCGGCGGCGCTGCTCGCGGTCGGTGTCGTGGGTCTGGTCGTCGCGTCCAGGCGGCGCGGGAAGCGCTGA
- a CDS encoding co-chaperone GroES, with translation MSENTDDKLPIRMLHDRVLVRSDSPEGERRSGGGILIPATAAVGRRLGWAVVVAVGQNVRTVEPGDRVLYDPEDRAEVEVRGVAYVLMRERDLHAVAADRFEGSEDSTGLYL, from the coding sequence GTGAGCGAGAACACCGACGACAAGCTGCCCATCCGGATGCTGCACGACCGTGTGCTGGTCCGGTCCGATTCGCCCGAGGGCGAGCGGCGTTCCGGCGGCGGCATTCTGATTCCCGCGACGGCTGCGGTCGGCCGTCGGCTGGGGTGGGCCGTGGTGGTCGCGGTGGGGCAGAACGTGCGGACCGTGGAGCCGGGTGACCGGGTGCTCTACGACCCCGAGGACCGGGCCGAGGTCGAGGTGCGGGGCGTGGCGTACGTGCTGATGCGGGAGCGCGATCTGCACGCGGTGGCCGCGGACCGCTTCGAGGGCTCGGAGGACTCGACCGGGCTGTACCTGTAG
- a CDS encoding multidrug efflux SMR transporter, producing the protein MAWVLLVVAGLLEVAWSIGMKYTEGFTRLWPSVFTGLGIVASMLLLSHAARTLPIGTAYGVWVGIGAAGAAVLGMVVLHEPVTAARIFFVCLLLVAVVGLKATSGH; encoded by the coding sequence ATGGCGTGGGTTCTGCTGGTGGTCGCCGGTCTGCTGGAAGTGGCCTGGTCGATCGGGATGAAGTACACCGAGGGGTTCACCCGGCTGTGGCCGAGCGTGTTCACGGGCCTCGGGATCGTCGCGAGCATGCTGTTGCTGTCGCATGCGGCGCGGACCCTGCCGATCGGTACGGCGTACGGAGTGTGGGTCGGGATCGGCGCGGCGGGTGCCGCGGTGCTGGGCATGGTGGTGCTGCACGAGCCGGTGACCGCGGCCCGGATCTTCTTCGTCTGTCTGCTGCTGGTGGCCGTCGTGGGGCTGAAGGCGACCTCGGGTCACTGA
- a CDS encoding transglycosylase domain-containing protein, whose product MSDEPQQQNGDPRPPGWTPRDLPADAAARAERGAPGAGGGGQGTGKKAKRPRRTGWRRAIPTWRMVLGGVLLIALVLIGGFIAGYQLVDIPPANASATAQSNVYLYKDGTVIARDGEVNRENIRLAQVPLPVQHAVLAAEDRDFYSERAVDIKAMFRAGWNTLTGKGRQGGSTITQQYVKNYYLGQEQTVGRKIKEFFIAIKLNREESKNQIFEGYLNTSYFGRNAYGIQAAAQAYYSKDIGDITTAEGAYLASLLNAPSAYDVITHPENKPAAVARWNYVLDGMVKEDWLGAGARAVTAFPPPGPVKPANSLSGQRGYLVQAVEDYLVRNDILDEKTLATRGYRITTTLERKKQDALVKAVDDNVMSRTSKQRKPDRNVRVGGASIDPATGRVLALYGGIDYTRQYVNNATRRDYQVGSTFKPFVFTSAVANDSTTQDGRRITPSTVYDGTNKRMVQGPDGPTGYDPANEDDVSYGPITVRTATDKSVNAVYAQMAEDVGPGKVRQTAIGLGIPKDTPDLTASPSIALGPATASVLDMTEAYATLANHGKHGAHVLVDKVTKDGESVKLPGRTTQQAVSREAADTTTSILQSVVDGGTGTAAQGAGRPAAGKTGTAEEDRAAWFAGYTPDLATVIAVMGQDPDTGAQKSLYGALGLPRVNGGGAPAETWAQYTGAALRGTPAEDFDLDLEDGTDETELPSEEDTAPGETGRPSRTPSRTPPGTTPSSAPPTTPSAPPSTPDATGGTTGGADNGGAGDGGTDTGGGFTGGGDNGGGDNGGGDNGGGGFLEGARGTRAPAPPARQ is encoded by the coding sequence ATGAGCGACGAGCCCCAGCAGCAGAACGGGGACCCCCGACCCCCGGGCTGGACCCCCAGGGACCTGCCTGCCGACGCCGCCGCCCGCGCGGAACGGGGCGCACCGGGGGCCGGCGGCGGGGGCCAGGGGACCGGGAAGAAGGCCAAGCGGCCCCGGCGCACCGGCTGGCGCCGCGCGATCCCCACCTGGCGCATGGTCCTCGGCGGTGTCCTGCTCATCGCCCTGGTGCTGATCGGCGGCTTCATCGCCGGCTACCAGCTCGTCGACATCCCGCCGGCCAATGCCAGCGCCACCGCCCAGTCCAACGTCTACCTCTACAAGGACGGCACCGTCATCGCCCGCGACGGCGAGGTCAACCGGGAGAACATCCGGCTCGCCCAGGTGCCCCTGCCCGTCCAGCACGCCGTCCTCGCCGCGGAGGACCGCGACTTCTACTCCGAACGCGCCGTGGACATCAAGGCGATGTTCCGCGCCGGCTGGAACACCCTCACCGGCAAGGGCCGCCAGGGCGGCTCCACCATCACCCAGCAGTACGTGAAGAATTACTACCTGGGCCAGGAGCAGACCGTCGGCCGCAAGATCAAGGAATTCTTCATCGCGATCAAGCTCAACCGCGAGGAGTCGAAGAACCAGATCTTCGAGGGCTACCTCAACACCAGCTACTTCGGGCGCAACGCGTACGGCATCCAGGCCGCCGCCCAGGCCTACTACAGCAAGGACATCGGCGACATCACCACCGCCGAGGGCGCCTACCTCGCCTCCCTGCTCAACGCCCCCAGCGCCTACGACGTCATCACGCACCCCGAGAACAAGCCCGCCGCCGTGGCCCGCTGGAACTACGTGCTCGACGGCATGGTGAAGGAGGACTGGCTCGGCGCCGGCGCGCGCGCCGTCACGGCCTTCCCGCCCCCGGGCCCCGTCAAGCCCGCCAACAGCCTCTCGGGGCAGCGCGGATACCTCGTCCAGGCCGTCGAGGACTACCTCGTCCGCAACGACATCCTCGACGAGAAGACCCTCGCCACCCGGGGCTATCGCATCACCACCACGCTGGAGAGGAAGAAGCAGGACGCCCTCGTCAAGGCGGTCGACGACAACGTCATGTCCAGGACGAGCAAGCAGCGCAAGCCCGACCGCAACGTCCGGGTCGGCGGCGCCTCCATCGACCCCGCCACCGGCCGCGTCCTCGCCCTGTACGGCGGCATCGACTACACCCGGCAGTACGTCAACAACGCCACCCGGCGCGACTACCAGGTCGGCTCCACCTTCAAGCCGTTCGTCTTCACCTCCGCCGTCGCCAACGACTCCACCACCCAGGACGGCCGCCGCATCACCCCCAGCACCGTCTACGACGGCACCAACAAGCGCATGGTCCAGGGCCCGGACGGGCCCACCGGCTACGACCCGGCCAACGAGGACGACGTCAGCTACGGGCCCATCACCGTGCGCACCGCCACCGACAAGTCGGTCAACGCCGTCTACGCCCAGATGGCCGAGGACGTCGGCCCCGGCAAGGTGCGGCAGACCGCGATCGGCCTCGGCATCCCCAAGGACACCCCGGACCTCACCGCCTCCCCCTCCATCGCCCTCGGCCCCGCCACCGCCAGCGTCCTCGACATGACGGAGGCGTACGCCACCCTCGCCAACCACGGCAAGCACGGCGCCCACGTCCTCGTCGACAAGGTCACCAAGGACGGCGAGAGCGTCAAGCTGCCCGGCCGCACCACCCAGCAGGCCGTCAGCCGCGAGGCCGCCGACACCACCACCTCGATCCTGCAGAGCGTCGTCGACGGCGGCACCGGCACGGCCGCCCAGGGCGCCGGCCGCCCCGCCGCGGGCAAGACCGGCACCGCCGAGGAGGACCGGGCGGCCTGGTTCGCCGGCTACACCCCCGACCTCGCCACCGTCATCGCCGTGATGGGCCAGGACCCGGACACCGGCGCGCAGAAGTCGCTCTACGGGGCACTCGGACTGCCCCGCGTCAACGGCGGCGGCGCCCCGGCCGAGACCTGGGCCCAGTACACCGGCGCCGCCCTGCGCGGCACGCCGGCCGAGGACTTCGACCTCGATCTGGAGGACGGCACCGACGAGACGGAGCTGCCCAGCGAGGAGGACACCGCGCCCGGTGAGACCGGCCGGCCCTCACGTACGCCCTCCCGCACACCCCCGGGCACCACACCGTCCAGCGCCCCGCCGACCACCCCGTCCGCCCCGCCCAGCACGCCCGATGCCACCGGGGGCACCACCGGCGGCGCGGACAACGGCGGAGCCGGGGACGGCGGCACGGACACGGGCGGCGGCTTCACCGGCGGCGGGGACAACGGGGGCGGCGACAACGGCGGCGGTGACAACGGGGGCGGCGGCTTCCTCGAAGGGGCCCGGGGCACCCGCGCCCCCGCACCCCCCGCGCGTCAGTGA
- a CDS encoding ABC-2 family transporter protein, whose product MRLYAVVAAGGFRRYATYRIATAAGVFTNTVFGFIMAYTYEALWDERPQLGGYDMSQALTYVWLGQALLMTCAMMGGGFEDELIERIRTGDVAVDLYRPIDLQLWWLAGDLGRAAFHLLGRGIVPMVLGSLAFELALPTSAGLWLAFLVSVSLGVVVSFAIRYLVALSAFWLMDGAGAAQIAFLAGLFFSGLLLPLNLFPGLLGEVARALPWSALLQVPADVFLGKHTGWGLVRAYGFQAGWALALLLAGRMLQSVATRRVVVQGG is encoded by the coding sequence GTGCGGCTCTACGCGGTGGTGGCGGCGGGCGGGTTCCGCCGCTATGCCACGTACCGGATCGCGACGGCCGCGGGGGTGTTCACCAACACCGTCTTCGGCTTCATCATGGCGTACACCTACGAGGCGTTGTGGGACGAGCGGCCTCAGCTCGGCGGGTACGACATGTCCCAGGCGCTCACGTACGTATGGCTGGGGCAGGCGCTCCTGATGACGTGCGCCATGATGGGCGGCGGCTTCGAGGACGAGCTGATCGAGCGCATCCGTACGGGTGATGTCGCGGTCGACCTGTACCGGCCGATCGATCTTCAACTGTGGTGGCTCGCCGGGGACTTGGGCCGGGCGGCCTTTCATCTGCTGGGGCGCGGGATCGTGCCGATGGTGCTGGGCTCGCTGGCCTTCGAGCTGGCGCTGCCCACCTCGGCCGGGCTCTGGCTGGCGTTCCTCGTCTCGGTGTCGCTCGGCGTGGTGGTGAGTTTCGCGATCCGCTATCTGGTCGCGCTGTCGGCGTTCTGGCTGATGGACGGGGCGGGCGCGGCGCAGATCGCCTTCCTGGCGGGGCTGTTCTTCTCGGGACTGCTGCTCCCGCTCAATCTGTTCCCCGGGCTGCTGGGCGAGGTGGCGCGGGCGCTGCCGTGGTCGGCGCTGCTCCAGGTGCCGGCCGATGTGTTCCTCGGCAAGCACACCGGGTGGGGGCTGGTCCGGGCGTACGGATTCCAGGCGGGCTGGGCGCTGGCGCTGCTGCTGGCGGGCCGCATGCTGCAGTCGGTGGCGACGCGGAGGGTGGTGGTCCAGGGTGGCTGA